From the Planktothrix sp. FACHB-1365 genome, the window AAGTTTAGCAGTCTCGACATTAAACTTTAGACAGAGATTTTCTCTTAAATCCATTTAACAGCCGTACCACTCGCGGCCACCATTAACATTCCCTCACTCACGGTTTCATAATCAAGATCAATCCCAATAATTCCATTGGCTCCTAGTGCTTTGGCTTCTTCAATCATTTCTAGCATTGCCAGATCTTTTGCTTCTCGCAGAGATTGTTCATAAGCGGCTGCACGTCCGCCTACAATATCTCGAATTCCGGCAAAAAAGTCGCGGATAATATTAGCCCCTAAAATGGCTTCTCCACTCACGACACCATAATATTCAATAATTTCTTTACCCTGTAATGTGCTAGTGGTGGTTAGAATCATTTCTGCATCCTGTTATTAATGATGATAAATTGATTCTACCATTGAGGATTAGAACGTAACAAAGCTTCCGTGGCTTCTGAACTGAGGGGTTTAGAGAATAAATAACCCTGGCCATATTCACAATTAAACAGTCGCAGTTGATTCAATTGTTCCTCGGTTTCAACGCCTTCAGCGACAACATCCATCCCCAAATTATGAGCCAAACTAATAATTGCTAAAACAATCTCAGTTTCCCGACCCCGTTCCCCAATATTTTGAATAAAGGAACGATCAATTTTTAAGGTATCTAAGGGAAAACGATGCAAATAGCTGAGGGAAGAATAACCCGTCCCAAAATCATCAATACTCAAGCCAATGTGATAGGATTTAAGTTGAGCAATTCCTTCAAGAGTGGTCTGATTATCCATCAAAACACTTTCGGTTAATTCTATTTTGAGATCCCACAGGCAAATATTACTTTGATTCATAATAGTTTCGACAATCTCGATGACATTGGATAAATGAAATTGCTGGGCTGAGAAATTAACATTTAAAGTTAGAGGATAGATAGAATTTTCCCCGTCTCTTAAAATTTGCCACTTTTGCAATTGTTCGCAAGCTTGTTGTAAGACCCAATTTCCAATCGGAACAATTAATCCGGTTTCTTCTGCTAAGGGAATAAATTCAGCCGGAGAAATCATCCCACGCTGGGGATGTTGCCAACGAACTAAGGCTTCAAATCCAGTAATTTTTCCGGTTTTTAAATTAATAATAGGTTGGTAATAAACCACAAATTCTTGTTTCATTAAAGCTTGACGTAGTTCGATTTCTAGCTGCATTTTGAATAATGCTTTATCATGAATTTCTTTATCAAATATTTCTAAACATCCCTTGCCTTTTTCTTTGGCTTGGTGCATGGCAATATCGGCATCTCTGAGAACATTTTCCGCTTGATAATAATGGTTTGTTCCTAAAACAATCCCAATACTTGTGGTTTTAAAAACTTGAGATCCCCCAATTTCAAAGGGGTTCGTTAAGATGTGATTAATATGTTTAGCTAGATCAATAGCTTCTAGGGGAGATTGAATCGATTTGAGTAAAATTGCAAATTCATCTCCTCCTAAACGAGCCACAATATTCGGATAACAGACTAAAGATTGCAATAAATGAGAAAATGCCATGAGTAATTGATCGCCTACAATTCGTCCTAAACTATCATTAACAACTTTAAAGCGATCTAAGTCTAAAAAAAGTACCGCAAATAACTCTTCTGGATATTTTTGAACTTGCTCAATAGATTTCTCAATTTCATTAATCAATAAGCTGCGATTGCCTAATCCGGTTAATCGATCATGAAAAACATCATATAACAGTTGATATTCTGCCTTCTTGCGCTCGGTAATATCATTACGAATGGCAATATATTGATAGGGTTTTCCGTTATCGTCTAAAAACGGAATAATGGTTGTATCTACCCAATAATAAGTTCCATCTTTTGCTTGATTGCGAATCTCGCCTCGCCAAATTTTGCCCGATTGAATCGTTGACCACAGGGTTTTAAAGAACTGTTTAGAATGATAACCGGAATTAACGAATCTGTGATTTTTTCCGATTAACTCTTCTCTGGAATATTTAGAAATTTCACAAAATTTATCATTAGCATAAGTAATACAGCCACGAGCATCTGTAATCGCAACAATTGAAGATTGATCTAAGGCAAATTTAAAGTCGGATAATTCTTTATAAGATCGTTTTAAAGCTTGTTTTAGATAATGACTTCCCAAAAAGGTAGAAAAGTTCTTGGCTCTTAAATGATCAGCGAGAAATAACTCGATTTTGGCTTTCACTGTAGTCTGAACTAAACCGAGCAGAATCATAAAGGACTGAAAAAATTTTGTCCCTAATACCCAAAGTGAGTTTAAATCTGACTCATTCAATTTTAGCCGTTGATCAATTAGTTTCATGAGGTTTATTGGGTAAATAACAATAGAATCAGGCAGAATTCGCAACCCTGAGCCAAGCCTTTTGATTGATTAAGTCAATGTAATCGGGTAAAAAATTTGAGGGTTTTTCGACTAAAGAGAGTGAGCTTTTTGCTTTAGCTTTAACTCGAAAGCTTTGAGATAAATTCGGCATCTCTTGATGACAATGACTACAGTACCAATAAATTCCTGCGGGGCGAATATGGCGCAGGAGCGTGGAGGAACAACAGGGACAAATCGCATTTGACATAAAATAGACATCCTCAATATCTAAATATCCAGGGAACAGGGAACAGGGAACAGGGAACAGGGAACAGGGAACAGGGAACAGAAAATGAAGGATAGAATATTAAAACAATTCCTATAAAGAAATTAAAAAATCAGAAATTAAACGGAGATTCAGGGACAAAAAAACATTAGCAATCCTGAAAATTGAAAATTTCTGTGAGAATTAAGGAATCACCCCTAGAGAGATTTTGACATAAAGTTAATTGAGCATATTCGGTGAGTTGAAGATGTTGAGGGGCTGTAAACTGGAAATCTTGATTGAGTACAAAACCCTGGGCTTGGAGCCTGAAACAAACCCATTGCAGGGCGTAATTTTTCACATCTAACTCCGGCATTAAATAGTTAGAGTGACGCAAAATCCAACGGCAAGCTTGATCATCAATTTCTGCCAGTTGATAAATGGCCCGGATTAAAACATCTTCAATAGAACGAGGATTGGGTAAAACCGTTAAAAAATCCTTCAAAGATTGAATCGATTCAGGGCGTTGAACTCGTAAAATATCAACCGCTAATTCCACATAAGATTGCTCGACCTCACCTGGATTTTCTGGGTCTTGAGAGGATGGGTTGAGCACGGTCTTCCGTTCTAAAACACTAACCTGCCGAGAAGATTCATGTACCGAGCGAGAAGCCGAAAACGAGATCAGGAAATACTCATTCTGGGAAGATCCAGGATAGGGATCAATGGAAGAAAGAGTATGGTCAACCCAAGTTGGATTCAGAGATGTCAAATACATCGATTATCGTTCAACCTAAAAAGGGTTATTGCTTATGATTGAACTTTAAACAATAAATGTGAGGATTTTGTGAGTAATGAATTCCCAACTTGAGGTTGTAATGATTTGTTACGATTTAGTCTGTCCATCCTAAGAGGCTGCGAATTTGATCCACTAAATCCATCGCTTCAAACGGTTTAGTAATTACCCCCGTTACCCCTAGCTCAATAAATTGTTGTTTTTCACTCATTTTAGCTTTAGCCGTCAACAAAATCGTGGGAATTTGCTGAGTTGCTGGGTTAGCTTGTAAACATTTAAACGTCGTTGCCCCATCCATATCAGGCATCATCACATCCAACAAAATCGCATCGGGTTGTTCGCTTTGGGCTAACTGTAATCCTTCAGTGCCACAACAAGCGGTAATCACTTCCCAACCCGCCGCAACTTCCAGAGAAATTTGAATGATATCCCGCACACCATCATCATCATCAATAATTAAAATTCGTTTTGTGGTCATGGTTTACCTCTTTTTGTCTCTCAATTGGAAGGGTGAAGTAAAAACAACTACCTTCATCTAATTGACTATTCACCCAAATCCGCCCCCCGTGTTGTTCCACAATGGAGCGACAGATTGCTAATCCTAACCCAGTTCCACCTTTTTTTCGAGAGTCAGAGGCATCCACTTGATGAAATCGCTCGAAAATCCGTTCAATTTTATCCGGGGGAATTCCTCGACCTTGATCTTGAATTTTAAACAAAATTGCTCGATTATCTGCACTATTTTCTCCGAGTTCCTCCTGAACACTCAACCAAACCGTATCGCCGGATTCGGAAAACTTAATAGCATTACTTAATAAATTCGTAAGAACTTGTAATATCCGATCAGGATCTGCATAAAATTCTAGGTTTTGACTACAAGCTTGTAAATTAATCCCGGCTCGATTAGCCATCACCTGCATTTGTTCCGTTGCCCTCAAGAGTAAATCCGTCGCATTAACTCCTTGTTTAGATAGACAAATTTTACCCGATTCTAACCGTTCTAATTCTAAAATATCGTTAACCAATCTCACTAACCGTTCCGCACTTTCTGCGGCAATTTTCATCACGTGTTGACCCCTTTCGGTGCTCGGTTCCACTAACCCGGTAGATAATAAATTTAATCCCCCATGAATTGAGGTTAATGGCGTTCGTAATTCATGACTGACAACGGAAATAAATTCATCTTTCATCCGTTCGATGGCATAGCGTTCGGTAATATCTTCCCCAATACTCATCATTCCAATAGCATTTCCTTGTAAATTTTTCAACACGGTATTATTCCAAGCAATAATTTTTTCTTCTCCTGACTTTGTTAAAATCAACTGTTGATCATAGGGTTTAAAATAATAATCTAATAAGTCAGAAAATTGAGGTGAGCTTGGGCGTTGAGTCGGATTGGATTTAAAACTATCTAGCCAATTTTTCCCTAAAACTTCCGTTTGAGTATACCCCGTAATTTCCAGGAAAAAAGGATTAACATATTCAACTTTCCCCTGACGATCCAATCCCACCACTAATAGCCGAACATTTTCTAATAAACTCCGCCACCGTCGTTCGGCTTCGCGTAAATTCGCTTGACTTTGTTTCTGTTCTGTAATATCGCGGGCAATGGTAGATAAAAGGTGCACCTGTCCTTCATTATTTTTATGGGCAATAATCAGTTGAGAAAGGGGAATTTCTCGTCCATCATAACTAATTAATGAAGTTTCACCAATCCAAGATCCGTCTCGAACTGCTGTAGGGATTCCTTCATTTTCAATGATATTATTTGCCCATTGGGGATGATTTTTAGGAATACTTTGATCAGTGATTTTTCCCTCTATATCTAATCCTAACATCCGTCGAGCCGATTGGTTATAATAAACCACTTCTCCTTCAGGTTTTGCTGAGGAAATAAAGTCAGGAGTCGCTTCAATAATAGCAATCAGTTTATCTCGTTCTGCCTCCGCTTGTTTGCGCTCTGTAATATCCTGCATCACGACCATTCCGGCTAAAATTTCTCCCTGTTCATTGCGAACGGGTAAGGCTTGATGATAATAAATTCGTCCGTCATATTCCACTTCAGAAATCGTGACTTCTCCGGCTAATGCAGACCGATATAACGGTTCAACGGTCGTTAATAAAGAAGATGGTAACGCTTGCCAAATCGTTTTTCCTTCTAACAGATATCGAGATAATCCCTTAGCGACTAATCCCATGCCATCGGCAATGGTATACCGAAAATCAGGATCAACTAAAAATACAGCCCCATTGGGGAAATTTTTAACTAAGGTTCGATATTGTTCTTCACTTTTTCGCAGTTTAAATTCCGTGCGATGTCGCTGCATTAATTCAAATTGTAATCGTTCATTGGCTGTTTCTAATTCTGCTGTTCTTTGCACCACCCGTAGTTCTAATTCTTCATTATTTTGTCGCAATAATTGTTCGGTTTGTTTGCGATGGGTGATATCTTTAGCAATTCCGGCCCGACGTTCTAATTGTCCGGTTTCATTGAGAATGGGAAACCCTCGATCCCAAATCCAACGGCAAGATCCATCGGGGCGAAGGATGCGATATTCTATATCAAATCCTACCCCATCAGGACTTTGTAAAGCTTGTAAAACACGCTGTTGATCTTCTGGGTCAATGGTATTAATAAAAGTTTGGAAATTTTCATAAAGTTCGGTAGAATTTCGCTCCCAAATTTGTTGATAGGCGGGACTGACATAAATAAATTGATTACCTTGAGCATTTGTAATCCAAAAAACATCATGAATATTCTCTGCTAATTGCCGGAATTTTTTCTCGGTTTCTGCATGGGACGCTCGAATTCTTAATGCTACAATTCCATAGACAATATCATCCACCAATTCTTTGAGTAATTTCACCTCGGCTTGATTAAAGGCATTGGCTTGAGTTGAATATAAGTTGAGAACAGCAAAGGGAATCGGAGTAAAAGATTCTGCGGCAACCGTTGTAAATTCTTTGTCTAAATGTTGTTCTTGCTGGTCTGGGGTCATGATTAAAGGCAGGGCGATGGAGGAGGCATAACCCCGTTGTTGCGCCTGTTTTTTCCAAGGTGCATCCTGGGAATTGATCAAAATATTTTGAAAAACACAGGTTTTCCCGGTTCTGACGGCTGTTTCAGATGGCCCTTGATCCGATTTATTATTATTCCAAGTAATCGTTAAATTGTCTAAATAACCGGATTCAAATCCGGCTCTAGCAACCGGAATAATCCGTTTTTCTGCGGTCAGTTGTGGATAACCCACCCAAGCAAAATGATAGCCGCCAACATCAACTAAAATCTGACAAACATCATTCAATAATTCGGTTTCTGTCGTGGCTCTGACTAAGGCTTGATTACAGTCACTAATGGTTCTTAAAGCTCGATTAACGCGGTGTAATTCTTCTTCTGCCCGTTTGCGATCTGTAATATCTGTATAATGTTCAATTCGACCTCCGGCATAAAGTCCGCTTTGAATGGGTTGGCTAATATGTTCTAACCAGCGTTCCTCGCGGGTTTCCGTCGGCAGAATATGGCATTCAAAATGTTCAATATATTGATTATTATTATAGGTGGCTAGAACCCGTTGAGCAAAACTTTCGGGGTCTTCAAAGAGAGATTTAATGTGTTCTTGAATTAAGTTTCGTTTATCTTGACCAATAATCGTTTCTCGTTGAACTCCAAAGTAATTTTCTAAAGCTTGATTAATCCAAACAATATGAAAGTTAGCATCTAAAATGAAAATTCCGACAGCCGATTTATCTAAAACATCATTGGTCATAGAACTATAGCGAGCTTCACTTTCTTTTAAGGCTATTTCTGCCTGTTTACGATCGGTAATATCTTCAGAAATACAAATTAAGTATTCCGGGTGATTCTGCTCATCATAAAGGGGGATTTTGAGGGTATGTAAGAGTCGTTTCCCTAAACTTTGACTCTCGATTTCTTCTTCGAGAATATCTTCGGGAAATCCTTGGGCAAAAGCGGCTCGATCTTTTTGTTCAAAAAATTGAGCTTGTTCTGGGGGAAAATCTTCATTAACAGAGCGTCCAACGGAATATTCCGCACTTAAACCAAACAGGCTTTCACTGGTTTTATTCCAAAGTTTAATCACCCCAAATTCTTCAGGTTTTCCACTTTTCACAAAGACAGCAACGGGTAAATGATCAATAATCGTTTTTAAGAAATTTCGGGTTTGTTTAATTTCTTGTTCGACTCGTTTGCGATCGCTAATATCGGTATAAGATCCCACCATTCGGATCACATTTCCAGCTTCATCCCAAAGTGCTTGGCCCCGGTCTAAAATCCATTTATAACTGCCATCTTTGCATTGCACTCGATGTTCGGTAATATAAAAGGGTGTTTTTTGATCTAAATGGTCTCGAATTGCCTTCATCACCCCCGGTAAATCATCAGGATGAACTCGTTTTTTCCATTGAGTTAAATGTTCACAGGTTTCTTGTTCCTCATACCCTAACATTTCTTTCCAGCGCGGGGAGAAAAAAACTTCATGGTTTTGGACATTCCAATCCCAAATTCCATCGTTATTTCCTCTTAAAGCCAGTTGCCATCGTTCTTCACTTTTTCGCAACGCTTCTTCGGTTTGTTTGCGTTCTTGAATATCTTCTAAAGCTAAGACAATATAGTTGTTTCCTTGCCATAATCCCTTCAGAGGAGAAACAAAAATTTGTACCCAATTTAATTGCCCATTGGCGCGAATATACTGTTTTTCTAAGGAAAATTTTTTGAGAAAACCGTCTTCTTGAAAACAGTTTAACTCATCAATTTCTTCTAAATCTTGGGAATCGATCAAATTGTGAACCGTTTGACCAATTAATTCTTGTTCAGAATATCCTGTAATATCACAATAACGTTGATTCACGCGGAGTATTTTTCCCTCTGGATCAACCAGGGCAAATCCGACAGCAGCTTGTTCAAAAATAGTACGAAATCGTTCTTCACTTTGAATTAAAGCTTGGTCAGCTTGTTTGCGATCGCTCACATTTTGAGCTAAAGATAATAGGGATACTAAACACCCATCTTCATCTCGAACAACGGAATTATACCACTCACAATCAATCACTCTCCCGTCTTGAGTTCGATTTTGACTTTCCAAAATTTGATGGGTTTGGGTACCATCAATTAAGGGAATTAGTTGTTGTGTTACTTCTAACTCATCCGTGGCAAAAACCCCCTGAAATTTTGACCATTGTTGACCTAACATTTCACTAGCTGTCCAGCCAAAAATTCTCTCAGCTTGAGATGACCAGCGTTTAATTCTCAGTTGTTCATCCCACTCAATAACGGCTAAGGGAGAATTATCAAAATGGCAAGACAAATACTGATGAGTTTGTTTTAATTCTGCTATTAATTCTGCTTGTCTTAAGGCAATTCCAACTTGGGCTGCAAGTTGTTTTAAAAAGTTAATTTCTAAAGTTGCCCATTGTCGAGTTTCTACACATTGATGGATGATCAGAAATCCCCATAATTTTGAGGAATTGTAGACATCTTCTGGATAATTTTGTAGTTTTTTTAGAGTCTTATCACTCTCTTCTTCTCCCAACAAAATCGGAATAATTAAACTAGCTTTCACTTGAAAATATTGCATTAACTGTAAATAGCCAGCTTCTAAATCAATTTGCTCAATGTCGGCAAAACTAATGACTTGAT encodes:
- a CDS encoding bifunctional diguanylate cyclase/phosphodiesterase, with the protein product MKLIDQRLKLNESDLNSLWVLGTKFFQSFMILLGLVQTTVKAKIELFLADHLRAKNFSTFLGSHYLKQALKRSYKELSDFKFALDQSSIVAITDARGCITYANDKFCEISKYSREELIGKNHRFVNSGYHSKQFFKTLWSTIQSGKIWRGEIRNQAKDGTYYWVDTTIIPFLDDNGKPYQYIAIRNDITERKKAEYQLLYDVFHDRLTGLGNRSLLINEIEKSIEQVQKYPEELFAVLFLDLDRFKVVNDSLGRIVGDQLLMAFSHLLQSLVCYPNIVARLGGDEFAILLKSIQSPLEAIDLAKHINHILTNPFEIGGSQVFKTTSIGIVLGTNHYYQAENVLRDADIAMHQAKEKGKGCLEIFDKEIHDKALFKMQLEIELRQALMKQEFVVYYQPIINLKTGKITGFEALVRWQHPQRGMISPAEFIPLAEETGLIVPIGNWVLQQACEQLQKWQILRDGENSIYPLTLNVNFSAQQFHLSNVIEIVETIMNQSNICLWDLKIELTESVLMDNQTTLEGIAQLKSYHIGLSIDDFGTGYSSLSYLHRFPLDTLKIDRSFIQNIGERGRETEIVLAIISLAHNLGMDVVAEGVETEEQLNQLRLFNCEYGQGYLFSKPLSSEATEALLRSNPQW
- a CDS encoding PAS domain S-box protein encodes the protein MAISEVVSSFPEPNYQVIYASTWDERWQINQLLGIIHDLILIVDSEHQEIQVLPTQALADLTFQSNRIELILQQLHNPNHSPELISILQAVLTEQRTRQIIYECHHDPKNYRILTEIYPLSTTVVMVGIKDISDCPEREIVLQNPSEQPDSKTPIPALQTTHQCLRKQIEERQRIENHLHTRKTELETLMDNAGDCIVRLDQKFRYLYANRRVDFLLGIPQKNLLGKTNQELGLPLSICKQWDWHAQLILDTGQPQQFEFDLETNEGYRSFQTLMVPENRYQGKIKTLLATTRDITQQKTALAELKQQNKFLKLLTEVTLKIRQSLQINLILKTTVDEVQKVLNVDRVIMLKLNSSKGGTVVQEAVLPQWSSLLGQRIYALDLNLHTPDSALSDQVISFADIEQIDLEAGYLQLMQYFQVKASLIIPILLGEEESDKTLKKLQNYPEDVYNSSKLWGFLIIHQCVETRQWATLEINFLKQLAAQVGIALRQAELIAELKQTHQYLSCHFDNSPLAVIEWDEQLRIKRWSSQAERIFGWTASEMLGQQWSKFQGVFATDELEVTQQLIPLIDGTQTHQILESQNRTQDGRVIDCEWYNSVVRDEDGCLVSLLSLAQNVSDRKQADQALIQSEERFRTIFEQAAVGFALVDPEGKILRVNQRYCDITGYSEQELIGQTVHNLIDSQDLEEIDELNCFQEDGFLKKFSLEKQYIRANGQLNWVQIFVSPLKGLWQGNNYIVLALEDIQERKQTEEALRKSEERWQLALRGNNDGIWDWNVQNHEVFFSPRWKEMLGYEEQETCEHLTQWKKRVHPDDLPGVMKAIRDHLDQKTPFYITEHRVQCKDGSYKWILDRGQALWDEAGNVIRMVGSYTDISDRKRVEQEIKQTRNFLKTIIDHLPVAVFVKSGKPEEFGVIKLWNKTSESLFGLSAEYSVGRSVNEDFPPEQAQFFEQKDRAAFAQGFPEDILEEEIESQSLGKRLLHTLKIPLYDEQNHPEYLICISEDITDRKQAEIALKESEARYSSMTNDVLDKSAVGIFILDANFHIVWINQALENYFGVQRETIIGQDKRNLIQEHIKSLFEDPESFAQRVLATYNNNQYIEHFECHILPTETREERWLEHISQPIQSGLYAGGRIEHYTDITDRKRAEEELHRVNRALRTISDCNQALVRATTETELLNDVCQILVDVGGYHFAWVGYPQLTAEKRIIPVARAGFESGYLDNLTITWNNNKSDQGPSETAVRTGKTCVFQNILINSQDAPWKKQAQQRGYASSIALPLIMTPDQQEQHLDKEFTTVAAESFTPIPFAVLNLYSTQANAFNQAEVKLLKELVDDIVYGIVALRIRASHAETEKKFRQLAENIHDVFWITNAQGNQFIYVSPAYQQIWERNSTELYENFQTFINTIDPEDQQRVLQALQSPDGVGFDIEYRILRPDGSCRWIWDRGFPILNETGQLERRAGIAKDITHRKQTEQLLRQNNEELELRVVQRTAELETANERLQFELMQRHRTEFKLRKSEEQYRTLVKNFPNGAVFLVDPDFRYTIADGMGLVAKGLSRYLLEGKTIWQALPSSLLTTVEPLYRSALAGEVTISEVEYDGRIYYHQALPVRNEQGEILAGMVVMQDITERKQAEAERDKLIAIIEATPDFISSAKPEGEVVYYNQSARRMLGLDIEGKITDQSIPKNHPQWANNIIENEGIPTAVRDGSWIGETSLISYDGREIPLSQLIIAHKNNEGQVHLLSTIARDITEQKQSQANLREAERRWRSLLENVRLLVVGLDRQGKVEYVNPFFLEITGYTQTEVLGKNWLDSFKSNPTQRPSSPQFSDLLDYYFKPYDQQLILTKSGEEKIIAWNNTVLKNLQGNAIGMMSIGEDITERYAIERMKDEFISVVSHELRTPLTSIHGGLNLLSTGLVEPSTERGQHVMKIAAESAERLVRLVNDILELERLESGKICLSKQGVNATDLLLRATEQMQVMANRAGINLQACSQNLEFYADPDRILQVLTNLLSNAIKFSESGDTVWLSVQEELGENSADNRAILFKIQDQGRGIPPDKIERIFERFHQVDASDSRKKGGTGLGLAICRSIVEQHGGRIWVNSQLDEGSCFYFTLPIERQKEVNHDHKTNFNY
- a CDS encoding YbjQ family protein — encoded protein: MILTTTSTLQGKEIIEYYGVVSGEAILGANIIRDFFAGIRDIVGGRAAAYEQSLREAKDLAMLEMIEEAKALGANGIIGIDLDYETVSEGMLMVAASGTAVKWI
- a CDS encoding response regulator, producing the protein MTTKRILIIDDDDGVRDIIQISLEVAAGWEVITACCGTEGLQLAQSEQPDAILLDVMMPDMDGATTFKCLQANPATQQIPTILLTAKAKMSEKQQFIELGVTGVITKPFEAMDLVDQIRSLLGWTD